From one Triticum aestivum cultivar Chinese Spring chromosome 4B, IWGSC CS RefSeq v2.1, whole genome shotgun sequence genomic stretch:
- the LOC123095150 gene encoding uncharacterized protein, whose translation MEKARRRQVPAFGEWNYCYYYDEPPAAVAVAVAAECYAPEPEACSDVWFRYSPPPRKPTPKKTRRPDQGDVARREKGERRGARALDAAAGLPRATAKAGSRVVRPVDEDLYQVPPPEFTSRRPRRKRSLLMGCLGLNSCVA comes from the exons ATGGAG aaggcgaggcggcggcAGGTGCCGGCGTTCGGGGAGTGGAACTACTGCTACTACTACGACGAGCCGCCGGCCGCGGTGGCGGTGGCCGTGGCGGCCGAGTGCTACGCGCCGGAGCCGGAGGCCTGCAGCGACGTGTGGTTCAGGTACTCGCCGCCACCGCGCAAGCCGACGCCCAAGAAGACGCGGAGGCCGGACCAGGGCGACGTCGCCCGTCGGGAGAAGGGGGAGAGGCGCGGTGCCAGGGCCCTGGACGCTGCCGCCGGCCTGCCGCGCGCCACAGCCAAAGCCGGCTCTAGGGTGGTGCGCCCGGTCGACGAGGACCTGTACCAGGTGCCTCCGCCGGAGTTCACGTCCCGCCGCCCAAGGCGGAAGAGGAGCCTGCTGATGGGTTGCCTGGGCCTCAACTCATGCGTCGCCTGA